The DNA segment TTTCATCTGAGTCTGTtaatgaaaaaagacaaaatccaaTCATAACTGACCTGCTGAGTTCTTTTCATCAGGCTTGGGGTGCATGAGACGAAATGGCAGCTCCGTGCCCACTTCACTTTGAGAAGAAGATAGAATGCGTCAGATCCACAGCTCCATTCATGCCTGATTCAATCCCCTTCTCACCTCAGGCCAAGCCCAAGCCCTGAACTCCAGCTTCACCCATTCTTCCATCTTTACCTACTCGTAAGTTTCTCCTCAAAAAGAGTTAAACTCTGATTTATCCACAAATATCCCAGATACATCTGCTTTAATAAACTGCATTTATTATGTACTTGCATGTACATAAAAGCCAAGGTATTTCTGTAAGTgcttcattttcacagctgaaTGCGCAGGCTTCTATCAGCTAAATGCATAGTTATGTTTTTTTGGAGAGGTGGGAAAGGGAGTAGGTAAGAGggtaaaaaaagacaaattatcAACTATAACTGCATGATCTGAAAGGGAAGATGACATTTACCTGGAGGTGAGGTCTCCCAGCAtgctacagaagaaaacaaggagaaaaacagaagcataTTTAGTACCTTTCCGTGCCGGTGCTCTACCTAATGTTTTACTGGTGTACTATTGAAATCACCTTCCTCATGTACTCTTCTCTACATGCCACAAAGCACAACATGCAAATaaactttttcttaaaaaaggtaattttaacttttcatGCCCttctcatgaagaaaaaaatctaagtttTGAACTCCTGACCGAGTATTGGGCATGGCTCCTTTTCTGACAGCCAGAGGGCAAAGGCAATCGCAGGACTACAGAAGGCAGCAGTCATTTTATCACGTTTTAGGCAAGTCATTGCCTCATTTTTATACCAGACAGAAGGACAGAtgaatgaaatacaaatataagCAGTGACAAGCATCGCAGAGTTATTATCCCGGTATTCTTTGGCACTCTATATTCATGTTATAACATGAGCTTCTCCCAGAAAGCTGGGTCAGTACAGAAAATGAGTACTTATGACTCACAGTATTTATGACTCTCAGGCAGATGTCTCTACCTCTGCTCTGAAAGAATAAGAATACCAACATAAAGCCTCACATGAACTGCAAACCAGAGATTCATACTTCAGCTGCAAAGTCATCTGGTATCTACGGAAGGTAATCCAACACCTCTGGTTCAAGACAAATCCTTTGGACAGGCCAAAACTGATTATCAGTAAATTTCTGCTTTAGAGGATCCTCATGTCCTATAGCTGTGCCCTTTCTCTTGGGGTACACTGTCCTACCCTCTCCCCACTTATCAATGGAGTACACACACTCCCCTCTTAAATCTATGCAGAAGCAAAAAGTTTGATACTCTTACCCTGGAACAGTGAGCTTCACTTTAACTTTGTAGGAAACCAGAATCCCCATCACTGTCTTGTCTATTCCATCCTTAATACTatcagagaaaacagcagtgtCAGGTGGCAACAGTGCAACATAGCACATAGGGACAATGTACAGCTGGAGTGAGAACTAGGTGAACATCTTATTTTCCTTGAAGTGATAAAGCAGACAAGGCTCAGGGACAGCCAATATCTCTCCAGATTTGTGGTCACTAGTTAACATAAATGAATATGGTAGGGTAAGTAATGCAACTTAGATGTACCCATCTGAACACACATTTACAGCTACAAACTCCTGATAGAAATgtctgctccatcctcctctttTCTTTATAACCCACCATTTAAAACTCTACTCACATAGTACTAGAAGCCAAGTTGGTGTCCTCATCCTTTAGCCTTCCATCCAGAGCTATTTCCCGTGTCTTCCGGTTGTTTGCGAGCAATGGCAGAAGTGTCAGTGTCTTGGTCAGACTGCTGTTTGGCTGCAccttttccctgaaaataaGAAGCAGGTGAGAGGAGAAAAGTGATACACTCAGAATTGTGTTGCACACCCAACTAAAACAGATTACAAAGCCAACCAGAAGGAGTGGGATTTATCCGCCCAAATTCCAAATTGTCTACAATGCAGATGTCTACAACTAAGCTAGTAAATAAATTCCCTTTGTAATCACAGAGGAACAAGCAGTTGCAGAAAATAACCCATTTCACATTAAGGCAGACTTCTAAAGCAGATCTAAACTATGCTGCAGACCTCCAAATTTGGACAAAATATATCCTAGTCGAAAAGACCAATGCTCAGTGGAAAACACATCCCTGAGCTATAGAGCAAAGCACCAGAAAAGTGGAAAGTGTCTGGTGTGTCTAACCCTCCTCACAAAGTGAAGTTCAGTCCTGCACTGTGCAGTACAAAGAGCAGGTGGCTCCCCACAATGCCAACAGGCTCATGTTTTTAATGGGCTTTCTAAGGCCAGAAGAAAGCAAATCAAATGGTGTGGAAGAGACTAATCTCAAGCTAGATCATCCATGACCTCCACCCAAACAGCAATGCATTTCAGAAAGACATTGCATCTCTATTTAATAAAGCTTTCAAACAATGGGGAGCCTTCCACAGCCCCTGCTAAGCTTTTCTAGTAGGTAATTACTCTTCAAACCTCTTCTGCAAACTCCCCATTCTCTGAATAAAGGTGCAGGGTCCCTGCTGGTTATGCGCAAAGGAggccagctgcctgcagccaaaCAGTACAGGTGGTGTGGGACACATGCACAAAGAAAGATGAGAGGAGAGAGTATTATAATAGTAGGCAACTGCCAGACTACAGCTAGGGGTACCCAGGAAGAGGGTAATTAGAAGGGTGtgaaggagcaggaagggatAAGCAGAGCATTTACTCACTGTGCTTCCTCAGAAGCTACCACCTTTGTATAGAAGTCACTGGAGTACAAAACCACATTGGCAACCTGCTCCACTGAGTGAGAAAGAGGACAATCAGTTTTGCATAAGCATCAGAAACAACATAGCTAAGTCTTGGAATGGAAGAAAGTatgaggaaaacaggaaaactcaTCCATTTGGAGCCTGAAGGGATCACCAGGTCAGACAGCCTGACCTGGATGGAGACCAAGAGCTCGGAAATGGACAAAGTCTACCTTCCTATCTTCCCTGAGAGGCACTCAGTCTTGATTTGAGGAGAAAATGTGGGGACCAACAAGGTCTTTTTAAATCTGACAGAGGTCTGTCAGCTGAAAACATTTGGGAATTGCTAGACAGTACATCTGAGACCAGCTCTGAACTGGCTTTCACTGCTGTAGAGTTCTGTAAAAACCTCAGCAATGTTGttccctccttctctttctcataCTTTATGTCACAGACTGTCTTCCACAGGTCCAAATGCAATGGGGTTTGTGGAATGAAAACATGCAGTGCCACAAGTaaagcacaggcacagcacagtTCTCTGAAACTCAGCCCCTGACCACAGCTTCCTCAGGAGGAGTTACACCATCACTGGCAGAGCAGCCTTTCTCACTTTGCCAGATGTGTCTGAAACCCCAAGCAAAATTGTATGCAATCTAAGGCACAATCACACTTAGCAGAAGCATTACATTGACAGGGGAGCCTTTCCCACTGGCATCCCAAAAGGTGGCTTTTCCCCCATGGCACCTGACTTGTCCTAGAGGCATACGTCCTTGTACTAGAGGGGACATACTGGTGCCTGAAATTAAGCTATAGGGGTAACCATGAGAGTCAGGTAAAAAGCTGTAGTGTATCACTTGATGAACAgcaaagaaatagaaacaggGTGGAGGGACAAATTCCCAACTTGTCCCATACTGCCTGCTTAAGGTGTTGCAAGCACTCAATTCTGGTTTCCTCTCAGTCCCTCCATCATTCAGTGTTCTTGCCCTCAAAGAGCCTCAAGCAACAGTAAAAACATACCCTGGACTTGTATCTTCTTCactgttttctctgtgctgttaTTGATGGTGACAGTGACTGGAATGGGTTCGCCATGGTAGTATACCTGGAAGAAATGTGATGCTCATATATCCAGCCATGAGCCTTCTCCTAAGCCCTAAACCCCTCTAGTCATCCCAGACTAAATGTCCTCACAGAAGCCAGAAGACAAAATGAACAGAAGCCCTTCCCAATGATTCATAACCCTTCAATGACTTATTTAGCATCAAATATATCTGGTAATAGGGTCTCAGCCTCTCCTAACAGTAGCTACTGACAGAAAATACGTCAGAACCCTTGAGTGGTGGGACAAGTCAGTTTCAGCTGAGACCATTTGAATAACACAAGAAGTAGCTACTTCAGGCAGTGAAATGCATATTGGCACACCAATACTATGATGTCCCCAGCCCAGGGCAAATTCCTCACCTCTTTACTGAGACAAGCCTTCAAGTGTAATGGCTTTTTGGACATGAAGAACTGCCAGGTGGTCTCTGCACAAGGTTGGGGTCCTGGCTGTTCTGGAGCATATTGCACCTTACGGATCAGCAGACGTGCAGAGttcctgggaagcagcagaggagaaTGAGGTGGTACTTTGTGCTTGGCAGAGGCAGGAGTTCTGCATTCACATGTGCTAACACCCAAGAAGTCTAATGACAAGTGGGGTAAAGCTGAACAAGCAACCAAGGTGCACTACTGGACCAACAACCCATCCcctttaagaaaagcaaagctgaagaaTCAAAGGTTCTGTTACCTCTTATGAATTCTCTCTTCCAGATTCTCTGTTGAGAAAGCTTTCACCTCAAAGTCCACCCCACAGGTCTGCCAGACAGAGAGAGGACAGCTGTGAAATCAGTGTCAGAAGCCAAGAACATCTGCAGGTGTTTAAACATCTTTCTGTACACCAGAAATTCTTAGACTCCTGCCAACTGCAACTTCTTCCAGCCTCCTACCATTGTAATAGAGCCCCCTGCCAAGCAGTATGGCAGCATCCACCTGTTCCATGCTGCTTCTAGTAAATGAGGCTTAATTCCCAATCTTTGCCAGATGATATCCCTACTCCTGAAAGGTTTTCTGtgaaagcagtgctgcagtgttaCAGCATGGTATGGGTTATGAGACTGACCAGCATACAAGGCTCTCCAGTCCACCCTAGGTTTCTGAACTGAATTTCTCAGTTGGCTTTGTAATGCCAATTCCTGATTCAAGGTTAGTCTTCATCTTTCCCAGTGTCTAAGATTTATGGGTTTATACCACCATGGGACATCTGTGATTCCCAGATTTATTGCTCTCAACAGAGCAATATAGAAGTTTTTGCTGGAATATCATCCCTTGACAAAACCCACAACTTATCCTTGGATTCTGCTGGATTCTACAACCTGCATCCACCTTTTCAGCTGTTAGCCTAGCTCTGCCGTTCAGAGAAGCACTCTGTTAAGCAGAGAAGGACTATTTTAAATGGTGTCAGAAATCTTTCAGACCATCTTATTGTGACTTTTACTccagggtttttgttttgttcaaacACGTAAAGGCCAGTCCTtctctgcatttgttttaattctgaagTAGGACCTAACACATGCTATTTATAGAGTACTATGAGATTTTAGGCACTCTGCTTTTGTCTCATGCCGCCTGACAGCTGCAATCATTTTATGTGCAGCCAACCTGAAAAGCATGTGGTACCTTTAAGGAAACTACAAGCATTGCAGACTTCGTAGTCTTGCTGCTATTAGACTAGATTCCCTTTCTTGTTTGGAGAACTTCAACTCCGTGACACTCCCTTGCAGCTCTTAAGTCAGGTTCCTGATATTTGTGGCATAGCACAGTAAAACCCATTATCACATAAGTTTTTTTCTCAAGCTAGCCAAATGAATTCACATCAATTTTTCCATCTGACTTCCCTCAACCATGATAAGCAGAAGTGTCCCATTGGTCTCACCTTATCAACATCATGAGGTGCAGGCTGCAGACAGACTGAACAAGGCAGGTAATCAGGAAActgtggaagaagagaaaaatacccAAAAGCAATATTATACAGTTAATATTGTAGTTAACATATCACTCAGAAAAGATACAAAGCAATCCTGAAGACAACAGGCCCCTCactgtaatcacagaatcaactaggttggaaaagttCTTGAAGATCATCAGCCCGACTGTTCCTCAGCACTGTCAAGGCCaccagtaaaccatgtcactgagggcccCATCTACActgtttgtgaacacttccagaggtGGTgcttccaccactgccctgggcagcctgttccaatgcttgcATTTCTGTGAAGGAATTTTTTCCagtatccagtctaaacctcccctagcGCAGGTTGAGGCCATCTCCTTTTGTCCTATTGCTTGCtctctgggagaagagactgacccccacctccctacaacctcctttcaggcagttgtagagagccaTAAGGTCCccccaaagccttctcttcccagACTAAACCCCTGCAGTTCCCTGAGCTGTTCCTCCTCATACTTGTGCACAGCTTTTTGAACTTCTAGCTAGGATAGGGGCCTTAATACGCTGGGCCTTATTTTGCCTTGTATGAACACATTCCTCTCTTCCAGAAATACTTCAATAGCAAAGAAAGGGGCAGGggtcaaaagagaaaaaacttcAAAAGACACATGAAACAGCTGGTCTAAAAATCAAACAGAGCCCTAGAGGCACAGCCTGGAGTAGATGCTGCCACATCTACCTCCTCATCCAAGATACTCAATACACCTTACAGCAGTGGTACTCACTGTTCACATAGGTTTGAAGTTTGAGTAAAGTGTGTCTATGTCAGAAACACAAGGCCATGAAACCAACCAGCCAGCCACCAGCCAGTATCCATTTGCTCCTGGCCTGGGCAGGGCCAGCAACTCCTGACACCAACTGGGAAGGCTGCAGAGTAACTCATGGGGACTGAGTACTAACACCCTGTTAGAGACTCCAGTGGTTTGAAGATCACTACTTGTATATGAGTTGTTCATAACATTGCAGTGGGCAACAACCCACTAGGCAGAATTGTTCAAGGACTTATTGCTGTATCAGAGCATCTGTTTTTCAAACCTGGGTCTTCCTAGGGAATGCTAAGGCAGACGTGTCACTGACAGTTCTGGAAGCATATCCTGTCAGAATCAGAGTTTGGCAACAAGCTGTTACGTGTTGACAACATCTGGTAAAGAGCTTTTCATCCACTTGTTTGATCCATAAAGTTTTTAAGGAGAAAGAATTTAGCACT comes from the Melopsittacus undulatus isolate bMelUnd1 chromosome 6, bMelUnd1.mat.Z, whole genome shotgun sequence genome and includes:
- the SAG gene encoding S-arrestin, which codes for MSCPEAQKTNGKNAGSQKQVIFKKSTRDKALTIYLGKRDFIDNIGSVEPVDGVVLVDPTLLKEKKVYVSLTCAFRYGQEDIDVIGLTFRRDLYFSRVQVYPPADKPETLSHLQESLLKKLGKNAYPFFFTFPDYLPCSVCLQPAPHDVDKTCGVDFEVKAFSTENLEERIHKRNSARLLIRKVQYAPEQPGPQPCAETTWQFFMSKKPLHLKACLSKEVYYHGEPIPVTVTINNSTEKTVKKIQVQVEQVANVVLYSSDFYTKVVASEEAQEKVQPNSSLTKTLTLLPLLANNRKTREIALDGRLKDEDTNLASSTIIKDGIDKTVMGILVSYKVKVKLTVPGMLGDLTSSEVGTELPFRLMHPKPDEKNSAGKDGEAELVFEEFARQGIKDMADDEDKNMPSADE